One part of the Gigantopelta aegis isolate Gae_Host unplaced genomic scaffold, Gae_host_genome ctg2762_pilon_pilon, whole genome shotgun sequence genome encodes these proteins:
- the LOC121391639 gene encoding latrophilin-like protein LAT-2 codes for MSHKQYLTTSDVITINKIVDTSIVILTSNIGDTSVTNPFLVSIGCGFIAALLHYFFLAAFCWMLCEGIMLFLQLVIVFSSISKRCRRAVIWAFLGPALLIILINIVLLMLAIPAMVRYYKRRQKHSRIKDKKKRRYYQVLKHC; via the exons ATGTCACACAAACAGTATTTAACAACATCAGATGTCATCACTATTAACAAAATTGTAGATACATCAATTGTCATTCTTACATCTAACATTGGTGATACTAGTGTTACTAATCCCTTCCTTGTATCT ATTGGTTGTGGATTCATAGCAGCTCTTCTTCATTACTTCTTTTTAGCTGCTTTCTGTTGGATGTTATGTGAAGGCATCATGTTGTTTTTACAACTAGTTATTGTATTCTCTTCAATTTCTAAAAGATG TAGACGGGCTGTTATATGGGCTTTTCTAGGACCAGCATTGTTGATTATTTTG ATCAATATTGTACTGCTGATGTTAGCTATTCCAGCAATGGTACGCTATTATAAAAGACGACAAAAACACAGTCGAAtaaaagacaagaaaaaaagGAGATATTATCAGGTGTTGAAGCATTGTTGA
- the LOC121391638 gene encoding fibrillin-3-like, translated as MLPVSTLLAILLVLVTLDMKEMESSCTDIDECLTNTHNCDSNATCINTAGNFTCTCNTGYEGNGEFCTDIDECLTNTHNCDSNATCINTAGNFTCTCNTGYEGNGELCTDIDECLTNTHNCDSNATCINTAGNFTCTCNTGYEGNGESCTDIDECLTNTHNCDSNATCINTAGNFTCTCNTGYEGNGESCTDIDECLTNTHNCDSNATCINTAGNFTCTCNTGYEGNGEFCTDIDECLTNTHNCDSNATCINTAGNFTCTCNTGYEGNGESCTDIDECLTNTHNCDSNATCINTAGNFTCTCNTGYEGNGESCTDIDECLTNTHNCDSNATCINTAGNFTCTCNTGYEGNGEFCTDIDECLTNTHNCDSNATCINTAGNFTCTCNTGYEGNGESCTDIDECLTNTHNCDSNATCINTAGNFTCTCNTGYEGNGESCTDIDECLTNTHNCDSNATCINTAGNFTCTCNTGYEGNGESCTDIDECLTNTHNCDSNATCINTAGNFTCTCNTGYEGNGESCTDIDECLTNTHNCDSNATCINTAGNFTCTCNTGYEGNGESCTDIDECLTNTHNCDSNATCINTAGNFTCTCNTGYEGNGESCTDIDECLTNTHNCDSNATCINTAGNFTCTCNTGYEGNGESCTDECLTNTHNCDSNATCINTAGNFTCTCNTGYEGNGDNATCINTAGNFTCTCNTGYEGNGESCTDIDECLTNTHNCDSNATCINTAGNFTCTCNTGYEGNGELCTDIDECLTNTHNCDSNATCINTAGNFTCTCNTGYEGNGESCTDIDECLTNTHNCDSNATCINTAGNFTCTCNTGYEGNGESCTDIDECLTNTHNCDSNATCINTAGNFTCTCNTGYEGNGESYIDECLTNTHNCDSNATCINTAGNFTCTCNTGYEGNGESCTDIDECLTNTHNCDSNATCINTAGNFTCTCNTGYEGDISHVQVISVDNVLVMDYGLRSIKVLAL; from the exons ATGCTACCTGTATCAACACTGCTGGCAATTTTACTTGTACTTGTAACACTGGATATGAAGGAAATGGAGAGTTCATGTACAG ACATAGATGAATGCTTAACTAATACTCATAACTGTGATAGTAATGCTACCTGTATCAACACTGCTGGCAATTTCACATGTACTTGTAACACTGGATATGAAGGAAATGGAGAGTTTTGTACAG ACATAGACGAATGCTTAACTAATACTCATAACTGTGATAGTAATGCTACCTGTATCAACACTGCTGGCAATTTCACATGTACTTGTAACACTGGATATGAAGGAAATGGAGAGTTGTGTACAG ACATAGATGAATGTTTAACTAATACTCATAACTGTGATAGTAATGCTACCTGTATCAACACTGCTGGCAattttacatgtacttgtaacacTGGATATGAAGGAAATGGAGAGTCATGTACAG ACATAGATGAATGTTTAACTAATACTCATAACTGTGATAGTAATGCTACCTGTATCAACACTGCTGGCAATTTCACATGTACTTGTAACACTGGATATGAAGGAAATGGAGAGTCATGTACAG ACATAGACGAATGCTTAACTAATACTCATAACTGTGATAGTAATGCTACCTGTATCAACACTGCTGGAAattttacatgtacttgtaacacTGGATATGAAGGAAATGGAGAGTTTTGTACAG ACATAGATGAATGTTTAACTAATACTCATAACTGTGATAGTAATGCTACCTGTATCAACACTGCTGGAAATTTCACATGTACTTGTAACACTGGATATGAAGGAAATGGAGAGTCATGTACAG ACATAGATGAATGTTTAACTAATACTCATAACTGTGATAGTAATGCTACCTGTATCAACACTGCTGGAAattttacatgtacttgtaacacTGGATATGAAGGAAATGGAGAGTCATGTACAG ACATAGATGAATGCTTAACTAATACTCATAACTGTGATAGTAATGCTACCTGTATCAACACTGCTGGAAattttacatgtacttgtaacacTGGATATGAAGGAAATGGAGAGTTTTGTACAG ACATAGATGAATGTTTAACTAATACTCATAACTGTGATAGTAATGCTACCTGTATCAACACTGCTGGCAATTTCACATGTACTTGTAACACTGGATATGAAGGAAATGGAGAGTCATGTACAG ACATAGATGAATGCTTAACTAATACTCATAACTGTGATAGTAATGCTACCTGTATCAACACTGCTGGCAATTTCACATGTACTTGTAACACTGGATATGAAGGAAATGGAGAGTCATGTACAG ACATAGATGAATGCTTAACTAATACTCATAACTGTGATAGTAATGCTACCTGTATCAACACTGCTGGCAATTTCACATGTACTTGTAACACTGGATATGAAGGAAATGGAGAGTCATGTACAG ACATAGATGAATGCTTAACTAATACTCATAACTGTGATAGTAATGCTACCTGTATCAACACTGCTGGCAattttacatgtacttgtaacacTGGATATGAAGGAAATGGAGAGTCATGTACAG ACATAGATGAATGCTTAACTAATACTCATAACTGTGATAGTAATGCTACCTGTATCAACACTGCTGGTAATTTCACATGTACTTGTAACACTGGATATGAAGGAAATGGAGAGTCATGTACAG ACATAGATGAATGTTTAACTAATACTCATAACTGTGATAGTAATGCTACCTGTATCAACACTGCTGGTAATTTCACATGTACTTGTAACACTGGATATGAAGGAAATGGAGAGTCATGTACAG ACATAGATGAATGCTTAACTAATACTCATAACTGTGATAGTAATGCTACCTGTATCAACACTGCTGGCAATTTCACATGTACTTGTAACACTGGATATGAAGGAAATGGAGAGTCATGTACAG ATGAATGCTTAACTAATACTCATAACTGTGATAGTAATGCTACCTGTATCAACACTGCTGGCAATTTCACATGTACTTGTAACACTGGATATGAAGGAAATGGAGA TAATGCTACCTGTATCAACACTGCTGGTAATTTCACATGTACTTGTAACACTGGATATGAAGGAAATGGAGAGTCATGTACAG ACATAGATGAATGCTTAACTAATACTCATAACTGTGATAGTAATGCTACCTGTATCAACACTGCTGGCAATTTCACATGTACTTGTAACACTGGATATGAAGGAAATGGAGAGTTGTGTACAG ACATAGATGAATGCTTAACTAATACTCATAACTGTGATAGTAATGCTACCTGTATCAACACTGCTGGCAattttacatgtacttgtaacacTGGATATGAAGGAAATGGAGAGTCATGTACAG ACATAGATGAATGCTTAACTAATACTCATAACTGTGATAGTAATGCTACCTGTATCAACACTGCTGGCAATTTCACATGTACTTGTAACACTGGATATGAAGGAAATGGAGAGTCATGTACAG ACATAGATGAATGTTTAACTAATACTCATAACTGTGATAGTAATGCTACCTGTATCAACACTGCTGGCAATTTCACATGTACTTGTAACACTGGATATGAAGGAAATGGAGAGTCAT ACATAGACGAATGCTTAACTAATACTCATAACTGTGATAGTAATGCTACCTGTATCAACACTGCTGGCAATTTCACATGTACTTGTAACACTGGATATGAAGGAAATGGAGAGTCATGTACAG ACATAGACGAATGCTTAACTAATACTCATAACTGTGATAGTAATGCTACCTGTATCAACACTGCTGGTAATTTCACATGTACTTGTAACACTGGATATGAAGGAGATATAAGTCATGTACAG GTAATATCAGTAGACAATGTACTAGTAATGGACTATGGTCTGAGATCAATCAAAGTGCTTGCCCTTTAG